The Anastrepha ludens isolate Willacy chromosome 2, idAnaLude1.1, whole genome shotgun sequence genome contains a region encoding:
- the LOC128855554 gene encoding probable Dol-P-Man:Man(7)GlcNAc(2)-PP-Dol alpha-1,6-mannosyltransferase isoform X1 — translation MDSLLFLTAAAHLVYAPFTKVEESFNLQAMHDILYLRQNFTEYDHHDFPGVVPRTFLGSLVIAILSTPFVILFEALQINKFWAQYVVRLVLAAAVTAAWHNLRRVITKQLGRDVRLWFTIITLTQFHFIFYMSRPLPNIIALPVVLYALAFWLQGQTKQFIFTSGVAILVFRSELLIFLGLLLAYDVLFRKVSILGILKIALPAGLAILVTTIIVDSFFWRRLLWPEGIVLWYNTILNKSSDWGTSPFLWYFYSALPRALGASIVLVPIGVYLEPRIRPLVFAALAFVLIYSFLPHKELRFIVYVFPVLNLPAACACSRFWLNRGKSLWYQLLSFGAGAHLLLNILITVFLLVISRTNYPGGVALMRLHRLEAQTANVSVHIANLAAQSGVSRFLQIRDDWHYCKNESITYGPEQIKRYTHLLVEAKNKNNVHLWSALQVEFETLEFVECFNNIGIQYSSFVPIRIKTKPCIGILKRRIPPVADTRKNKSKDEKKAKKKSKKSGELQTAEAPSSGFVFQEVIESELPKDLHSKEKTMNASFKEPIPFTEELESTQYEIVDAKASIEDGYVEDWTLEVLDEEEFNKPAGGRQSEIPPFSTSDNLTINILAHEPETDVESADISDQQTKDINFHELHNLALGKVNRKTLATKQKIRQLIEQHYRSKGRQIESSAEKIEKRAHTGVAPGARQSVKAIIKQERIKEMIEQIATMDLTRICDLERVSTKHCLKQVIDKLDADDKAGSGS, via the exons TTCACGAAAGTGGAGGAGAGCTTTAATCTGCAAGCTATGCATGATATTCTCTATTTAAGGCAAAATTTTACAGAG tATGATCATCATGACTTTCCCGGAGTGGTGCCGCGCACCTTCCTCGGTTCGCTTGTAATTGCCATATTGTCGAcaccttttgttattctttttgaagcattgcaaataaataaattttgggcGCAATATGTAG TACGCTTAGTTTTGGCTGCCGCGGTAACAGCAGCGTGGCACAACTTGCGGCGTGTGATAACCAAACAACTAGGCAGAGATGTGCGCTTGTGGTTTACAATAATAACATTGACTCAGTTCCATTTTATATTCTACATGAGTCGTCCATTACCAAATATTATAGCTTTACCTGTTG TACTTTATGCCTTGGCTTTCTGGTTACAAGGCCAAACGAAACAGTTCATTTTTACTTCCGGCGTCGCAATCTTAGTTTTCCGTTCAgaacttttgatatttttgggcCTTCTACTGGCATACGATGTGCTGTTTCGAAAAGTTTCTATTTTAGG catattaaaaatagcattACCCGCAGGTTTAGCTATTTTGGTCACTACAATTATTGTAGACTCATTTTTCTGGCGCCGTCTTTTGTGGCCTGAAGGGATAGTACTCTGGTACAACACAATACTTAATAAAAGTTCCGATTGGGGT ACATCTCCATTTTTATGGTATTTCTATTCAGCATTGCCACGCGCCTTAGGAGCTTCAATTGTGTTGGTGCCTATTGGTGTGTATTTGGAGCCGCGCATACGCCCATTGGTGTTCGCCGCATTAGCATTTGTTCTTATTTACTCATTTCTACCGCATAAAGAATTACGTTTCATTGTTTACGTATTCCCTGTGCTCAATTTGCCAGCTGCCTGCGCCTGTAGTCGTTT TTGGCTCAACAGGGGAAAATCATTGTGGTATCAACTACTCTCATTTGGTGCCGGTGCGCATTTATTACTTAATATTCTTATAACTGTATTCCTCTTGGTAATATCGCGAACTAACTATCCAGGTGGAGTTGCATTAATGCGTCTGCATCGTCTGGAAGCACAAACAGCCAACGTGTCTGTGCATATAGCAAACTTAGCAGCGCAAAGTGGAGTTTCACGGTTTTTGCAAATTCGCGATGACTGGCA CTATTGCAAAAATGAATCGATAACTTACGGTCCGGAGCAGATAAAACGTTACACACATTTGTTGGtggaagcaaaaaacaaaaataatgtacaTCTATGGTCGGCTCTTCAGGTAGAGTTTGAAACCCTTGAGTTTGTCGAATGTTTCAATAATATTGGCATACAATATAGCTCATTTGTGCCAATTCGAATTAAGACGAAGCCATGTATTGGCATTTTAAAGCGACGAATCCCGCCTGTTGCTGATACGAGGAAAAATAAGTCGAAAGATGAGAAGAAAGCGaagaaaaagagtaaaaaatccGGCGAACTGCAGACCGCTGAAGCACCTTCGAGTGGATTTGTATTTCAAGAAGTAATTGAAAGTGAATTACCAAAAGACTTACATAGCAAAGAAAAGACAATGAATGCATCTTTCAAAGAGCCAATACCATTTACAGAAGAACTTGAAAGCACACAATACGAAATAGTAGATGCAAAAGCATCAATAGAGGATGGTTATGTCGAAGATTGGACATTGGAAGTGCTTGATGAAGAAGAATTTAATAAACCAGCTGGAGGCCGGCAATCTGAAATACCACCTTTTTCTACTAGTGACAACCttactataaatatattagcACACGAGCCTGAGACTGACGTCGAATCGGCAGACATCTCCGATCAGCAAACGAAAGACATAAATTTCCATGAACTGCACAACCTAGCGCTGGGTAAAGTGAATAGGAAAACCTtggcaaccaaacaaaaaattcgtcAACTAATCGAACAACATTACCGCTCGAAGGGACGCCAAATTGAAAGCTCTgcagaaaaaatcgaaaaacgtGCCCATACTGGCGTCGCGCCTGGAGCGCGCCAATCGGTTAAGGCGATTATAAAACAAGAGCGCATTAAGGAAATGATCGAGCAGATCGCTACAATGGACTTGACTCGCATATGCGATCTAGAGCGCGTATCTACGAAACACTGTCTGAAGCAGGTCATCGACAAACTGGATGCCGATGATAAGGCGGGGAGTGGTTCTTGA
- the LOC128855554 gene encoding probable Dol-P-Man:Man(7)GlcNAc(2)-PP-Dol alpha-1,6-mannosyltransferase isoform X2: MSRPLPNIIALPVVLYALAFWLQGQTKQFIFTSGVAILVFRSELLIFLGLLLAYDVLFRKVSILGILKIALPAGLAILVTTIIVDSFFWRRLLWPEGIVLWYNTILNKSSDWGTSPFLWYFYSALPRALGASIVLVPIGVYLEPRIRPLVFAALAFVLIYSFLPHKELRFIVYVFPVLNLPAACACSRFWLNRGKSLWYQLLSFGAGAHLLLNILITVFLLVISRTNYPGGVALMRLHRLEAQTANVSVHIANLAAQSGVSRFLQIRDDWHYCKNESITYGPEQIKRYTHLLVEAKNKNNVHLWSALQVEFETLEFVECFNNIGIQYSSFVPIRIKTKPCIGILKRRIPPVADTRKNKSKDEKKAKKKSKKSGELQTAEAPSSGFVFQEVIESELPKDLHSKEKTMNASFKEPIPFTEELESTQYEIVDAKASIEDGYVEDWTLEVLDEEEFNKPAGGRQSEIPPFSTSDNLTINILAHEPETDVESADISDQQTKDINFHELHNLALGKVNRKTLATKQKIRQLIEQHYRSKGRQIESSAEKIEKRAHTGVAPGARQSVKAIIKQERIKEMIEQIATMDLTRICDLERVSTKHCLKQVIDKLDADDKAGSGS, from the exons ATGAGTCGTCCATTACCAAATATTATAGCTTTACCTGTTG TACTTTATGCCTTGGCTTTCTGGTTACAAGGCCAAACGAAACAGTTCATTTTTACTTCCGGCGTCGCAATCTTAGTTTTCCGTTCAgaacttttgatatttttgggcCTTCTACTGGCATACGATGTGCTGTTTCGAAAAGTTTCTATTTTAGG catattaaaaatagcattACCCGCAGGTTTAGCTATTTTGGTCACTACAATTATTGTAGACTCATTTTTCTGGCGCCGTCTTTTGTGGCCTGAAGGGATAGTACTCTGGTACAACACAATACTTAATAAAAGTTCCGATTGGGGT ACATCTCCATTTTTATGGTATTTCTATTCAGCATTGCCACGCGCCTTAGGAGCTTCAATTGTGTTGGTGCCTATTGGTGTGTATTTGGAGCCGCGCATACGCCCATTGGTGTTCGCCGCATTAGCATTTGTTCTTATTTACTCATTTCTACCGCATAAAGAATTACGTTTCATTGTTTACGTATTCCCTGTGCTCAATTTGCCAGCTGCCTGCGCCTGTAGTCGTTT TTGGCTCAACAGGGGAAAATCATTGTGGTATCAACTACTCTCATTTGGTGCCGGTGCGCATTTATTACTTAATATTCTTATAACTGTATTCCTCTTGGTAATATCGCGAACTAACTATCCAGGTGGAGTTGCATTAATGCGTCTGCATCGTCTGGAAGCACAAACAGCCAACGTGTCTGTGCATATAGCAAACTTAGCAGCGCAAAGTGGAGTTTCACGGTTTTTGCAAATTCGCGATGACTGGCA CTATTGCAAAAATGAATCGATAACTTACGGTCCGGAGCAGATAAAACGTTACACACATTTGTTGGtggaagcaaaaaacaaaaataatgtacaTCTATGGTCGGCTCTTCAGGTAGAGTTTGAAACCCTTGAGTTTGTCGAATGTTTCAATAATATTGGCATACAATATAGCTCATTTGTGCCAATTCGAATTAAGACGAAGCCATGTATTGGCATTTTAAAGCGACGAATCCCGCCTGTTGCTGATACGAGGAAAAATAAGTCGAAAGATGAGAAGAAAGCGaagaaaaagagtaaaaaatccGGCGAACTGCAGACCGCTGAAGCACCTTCGAGTGGATTTGTATTTCAAGAAGTAATTGAAAGTGAATTACCAAAAGACTTACATAGCAAAGAAAAGACAATGAATGCATCTTTCAAAGAGCCAATACCATTTACAGAAGAACTTGAAAGCACACAATACGAAATAGTAGATGCAAAAGCATCAATAGAGGATGGTTATGTCGAAGATTGGACATTGGAAGTGCTTGATGAAGAAGAATTTAATAAACCAGCTGGAGGCCGGCAATCTGAAATACCACCTTTTTCTACTAGTGACAACCttactataaatatattagcACACGAGCCTGAGACTGACGTCGAATCGGCAGACATCTCCGATCAGCAAACGAAAGACATAAATTTCCATGAACTGCACAACCTAGCGCTGGGTAAAGTGAATAGGAAAACCTtggcaaccaaacaaaaaattcgtcAACTAATCGAACAACATTACCGCTCGAAGGGACGCCAAATTGAAAGCTCTgcagaaaaaatcgaaaaacgtGCCCATACTGGCGTCGCGCCTGGAGCGCGCCAATCGGTTAAGGCGATTATAAAACAAGAGCGCATTAAGGAAATGATCGAGCAGATCGCTACAATGGACTTGACTCGCATATGCGATCTAGAGCGCGTATCTACGAAACACTGTCTGAAGCAGGTCATCGACAAACTGGATGCCGATGATAAGGCGGGGAGTGGTTCTTGA
- the LOC128855556 gene encoding cytochrome c oxidase subunit 7A-related protein, mitochondrial-like, whose protein sequence is MFGLIRPTFSRDRCRSLFAMAVRLTASATSGTSKGSGSCGPSPGPSKKPNPGLEKIRKMQEHFQKDDGKPIHLKGGSKDLMLYRATWALALLGLLLQIHLFAMYIIY, encoded by the exons ATGTTCGGATTAATTCGT CCGACATTTAGCCGAGATCGCTGTCGCAGCTTGTTCGCGATGGCTGTGAGATTAACTGCTAGTGCCACCAGTGGAACTAGCAAAGGATCTGGGTCGTGCGGCCCAAGTCCAGGACCGTCCAAGAAACCCAATCCTGGTTTggagaaaatcagaaaaatgcaAGAACATTTCCAAAAAGATGATGGCAAGCCGATACATTTGAAAGGCGGTAGCAAAGATTTGATGCTGTATCGTGCCACCTGGGCTTTGGCGCTACTCGGATTACTGCTGCAAATTCATTTGTTTGCAATGTATataatttattga